Proteins encoded in a region of the Candidatus Schekmanbacteria bacterium genome:
- a CDS encoding desulfoferrodoxin, with amino-acid sequence MNNNNEIKYKVGMRLRCNICKREVEILKVGSGKIYCCGQLMKPVSQ; translated from the coding sequence ATGAATAATAATAATGAAATAAAATATAAAGTTGGAATGCGTCTGCGCTGTAATATCTGCAAAAGAGAAGTAGAAATATTAAAAGTAGGAAGCGGAAAAATATACTGTTGCGGCCAATTGATGAAGCCGGTATCTCAATAA